In Pirellula sp. SH-Sr6A, the DNA window TCCCAGTGCGGGCTGCTGGATTGGATACGCATTGGGATCGATTCACGACAACTTGCCAACCTACGTAGTGTTGCCCGATCACCGAGGCTATGCTTCTAACGGAGTGAAGAATTGGGACGCTGGGTTCCTACCGTCCCAGCACAGCGGAACAGTTATCCAACCCTTGCACGCGACACCCCTGCAGGATCTTCAACCGCTCGACGAGTTTCGCTTCGCCAACAGCGCTAAAGATCGTCGCGTGCAAGAAGCGATGAAAGAGCTCAACCGATTTCACCAAGCCAAACATCCGAAGGACTCGAGACTCGAAGCTCGAATTCGCAGTTACGAGCTTGCAGCACGTTTACAAATGGCTGCACCGGAGGCGATCAGCCTTCGAGATGAACCCCAGCATGTATTGAATATGTATGGGATTGCGAGTGACAATAAATCTTGGCCCACTGAGATCAATGAAGCCGAGGAGTCGCATTGCTTTGGGACACGATGCCTGATCGCGCGTCGTTTGTTAGAGCGAGGAGTTCGATTTGTTCAGATTTGGAGCGGCAATGACAATGGTTTTCCGCGTCGGAATTGGGATTCCCACGAAGATGTTGAACGGGACCATGGTCCGCTTGCCAAGGGAATGGCGGTGGGTGCGAGCGCATTGATTCGCGATTTGAAGCAACGAGGCTTGCTGGAAGATACTCTTATCGTGTGGACAACAGAGTTCGGACGGATGCCCAGTTCTCAGGCTGGGAAAGGACGTGACCACAACCCTTTCGTTTTTACCAATTGGTTGTGTGGGGCCGGAATTCGAGGCGGGACGACCTTTGGCGAAAGCGATGCCTGGGGCTACAAACCTTTGGATCGCGACAACCCCACGACCGTCCACGATGTGCATGCGACGATTCTCCGGCTCATGGGAATCGATCACACGCTCTTAACATGGCGCAACAACGGGATCGACCGGAGGCTCACGGATGTTCACGGTCACGTTATCCACTCCATTCTCGCGTAACGAGCTCAAGATCTCACGCCGACTGGCATTAGCCAGCCTTCTGTCCTCATGCACGAGGATGCCTCATTGGTTCCTCCCAAGGTTGCGGTGGGGGATTGAAAATTCAACCAAGATTCCTCGATTCACCTCGAAGTAGAAAAGATGGTTGATCGCTCAACAATCCTCAGGGGAACACCGCCCCCTGGTGACTATTTCGCGTTCGCATGCGATGCAGGTCGCACCGCTAATCGTTTCTCTTCGAAAACGCCTTCCATGAAAATGACATCAAAAAAAACGTCCGACAGCATTTCCAAATGGATCTCGTGCGTGATTGCAATGGGTGCGTTGGTAGTCGTAACGGTGCAAGGGGCTTCGATTTGGAGTACTGTGAGCACTACGTATGCGGATTCCATCCCATTTCTTTCCTCAAAACCTGATGCAGGATTGGCCGAGAATCAAGCGAAGGTTTCGACTCGTCCGACGGGTCCGATGACCGTTCAAGCCATGGTTGATGAAACAACGGAAGTCACAAAAGTGGATCTGAAAATGGATTCCATTGCGGACGAGCCAGCGATTACAGAATCAAAACCAATCAATGCACCGGAGTTCAATGTCGACGCGAGCGAATTAGATCCAATCCTGGAGTCGAGCATGCCCAAGGTCGCAGCGGCGTCTAACGATGCCAATCGCGAGACGCCTGCTCTTGATAGCGCACCACAATTCCAACCGGTCTTGCAAAAAGACCGTCCTCGTCTGATTGCGATACCACTTGCCGAGACGCGAGAGTAACGCAATCGAGGATGGGACGGAATGGCCGCAACTCACGGCCGCAACTCAATTGTTTATCCAACGGCCGGATGTCAAGCGATGTGGCCTTGGTAGTTGCCGACCTTGAAATCGAGTAGGATGGTGCCTAGATGGCGTAGGGTCTTGAACATCGACTCGAATCTGGGTGATTTGGAATGTTGCATGAGGGAATGGCCGCGAGTGAGTTCTTTTTGATCGATGCTTATTGGCGGGCGGCCAACTATTTGTCGGTTGGGCAGATTTATCTTTTGGACAATCCGTTGCTCCGCAAACCGCTTGCTGCCGAGCATGTAAAGCCCCGCTTGCTGGGGCACTGGGGAACAACCCCCGGTTTGAACTTCATTCACGCGCACCTCAATCGGGTGATTCAACGCTTCGACTGCAACATGATTTATATTTGCGGACCGGGGCACGGCGGACCTGCCATGGTCGCCAACGCGTATCTGGAGGGAACCTATAGCGAGACCTATCCCGATATCACCATGGATATCGAGGGTGTGCGCAAGCTTTTTCGGCAATTCAGTTTTCCAGGCGGGATCCCTTCCCACGTCGCACCGGAAACTCCCGGGTCCATTCATGAGGGTGGGGAATTGGGTTACGCCCTTTCGCATGCTTTTGGAGCCGCGTTCGACAATCCTGATCTCATCGTTACCGCGATCGTAGGGGATGGAGAGGCGGAAACAGGGCCTCTAGCGACGGGCTGCACGGCAATAAGTTTCTGAATCCGCGCCGCGATGGCGCTGTTCTCCCGATCTTGCATCTCAATGGTTACAAGATTGCGAACCCGACAATTCTCTCTCTCATTCCTGAGAAGGAGCTCGATTCCCTCTATCGGGGGCTTGGATACGACCCGATCTTTGTCAGTGGACATGATCCAGCGGAGATGCATCCGAAGATGGCGGCGGCACTCGATCGCGGCATCGAAACCATTCATAAGATTTGGGAAAGCGCGAGACGGGGAGCGACGAATGTGACGATTCCACGTCCGATGTGGCCTGTCATTGTCCTACGCACTCCCAAAGGATGGACATGCCCCAAGTCGATCGATGGAAAGGTGACTGAAGATTCTTGGCGGTCACATCAAGTACCGATGGGCGATGCTCGAAAAGAGAGCCATGTTCGTATTTTAGAAGATTGGATGAAGAGTTATCGACCGGAAGAGCTTTTCGATGCGCACGGGGCGGTTCACGAGTCGATTCGTTCGTTGGCCCCTGCAGGCCTCCGTCGAATGAGCGCCAATCCTCACACCAATGGAGGATTGCTCTGCCAAGACTTGGTCCTCCCACCCCTCGAGGATTTCGCACTGGATGTGATGGTACCGGGTACGAGTAATACCGAATCGACTCGAGTCCAGGGGAACTACATTGCCGAGGTGATGAAGCGTAATTTGGCCGCTTCGAATTTTCGCGTCTTCAGCCCCGACGAAAACGCGTCCAATCGTTGGGATGCACTATTTCAGGTCACCGGTCGATGTTTGATCGATCCTGTGCCCGAGAACGCAGATCATATTTCGCAAGATGGAAGGGTGCTGGAGGTTTTGAGCGAGCACCAATGCCAGGGTTGGTTGGAAGGCTATCTTCTGACCGGACGCCACGGATTTTTCAATTGCTACGAAGCCTTCATTCATATCGTAGACAGCATGTTCAATCAGCATGCCAAGTGGCTCAAGGTGTGCCGCGATATTCCGTGGAGAAAGTCGATCCCATCGCTCAATTACTTGCTCACATCGCACGTTTGGCGACAAGACCACAATGGATTCTCCCACCAAGATCCGGGTTTCATCGATCACGTAGCGAACAAGAAAGCAGAGGTTATCCGCATCTACTTGCCTCCCGATGCCAATACGCTTCTATGCGTAACGGAACACTGCTTGGCCAGCAAGAACTACGTGAACGTTATCGTGGCGGGCAAACAGCCCGCGCTCCAGTACTTCGATCTCGCCAGCGCGAGAAAGCACTGCCTCGACGGGCTTGGCATACTGGGCTGGGCTAGCACTGAGGGAGGCCGCAATCCCGATGTCGTATTAGGGTGCTGTGGAGACGTACCGACCATGGAAGCACTGGCAGCCGCCGAAATCCTGCTTGAAGAAGCTCCGGAACTGCGGGTTCGTGTCGTCAATGTTGTCGATTTGATGCGGCTCGAGTCCCAATCCGAGCATCCTCACGGGCTGGCCGACGACGAGTTCGATTTTTACTTCCCGCCCAACGTCCCCACCATCTTCGCATTTCATGGCTACCCGTCCTTGATCCACCAACTAACCTATCGCCGACGAGGGCACGGAAACCTTCACGTTCGCGGATACAAAGAGGAAGGGACAACAACTACTCCCTTCGACATGACTGTCCTCAATGATCTCGATCGATACCGACTCGTCATGGATGTGCTGAAACGCTGCCCCGGTGCAGCGGATGGTTATGCTGGACTCCATGAAAAGATGCTTGAGGCGAGGAGAAAACATCGAGCCTATATCCTGGAGCAAGGCGAAGACCCTGTCGAGATCCGCAACTGGTCATGGAAGCATCCCAGCGCCTAGGCGATGCGATCCCGAATGCCCATCGTCAATTGTCACTAAACTTGGGTGGAAATTCTTGCGGCCTTGGGGGACTGGGAGCGCTGTGGGGGTTGGAGACAGGAAAGGTTGTGTCCCCTTCGTCTTGATTGCCCAGATAGGACATGAGAATCTCGTAGCGCGCGATGATATTGGTTTCGCCGAGCAGTCGGAGCTTCGCGTCGCTTGGCAAACTGACCGCATAACCAACGATGTCGGTGAGAATACCGAGAGGCAATTGGCGTGTCAGCAACTCGCCGAATGTTTTCGAACCTGAAGCATCCTGAGGGATGAGGGAACGGAACACCCCGAGAAGAGAATCACGATATCGATCGACAAGCTCTTCGCAATCAGGAGGTACATAGTCATACAAGAGTTCAACACGAGCCTGTCGGAAGGGAGTGTTGACCGAGAGTTCCGAAACGATTCGAGCCCGGTGGATGCCGGCGAGTAGGATGTTATGCCGACCGTCGTCGGTCGGGGTATGAGAAACGATGCGCCCGATGCATACGACATCCCCGATCGACGGATTCCCTTCGATCTGAGTTTCCCAGCCCGGAGTGAGGAGCGCCATCGTAATGAGGTGATCCGACTCCAGCGAATCGCTGAGCATCTCGCAGTAGCGAGGTTCAAAAATGTGCAGAGCTTGGATGACGTGTGGAAAGAGAACGAGGTTGGGAAGTGGAAACAGTCGCACCAAACCGTCGAAATCGTCAGGCAGACCAGCGTTTTCCCAATGTCCCATCCCCACAGAGCACCTCTTCGCTAACGTTTGGCAACCCGTTACCTGCAACTCGGAAACGCGAGTGTCCTAGGACTCGTCCTGACCGTGATCGACCTCGCGGTCGACAGCGAATTGTTGCAGGTCGTCTAGGTCGACAAATTCGAGCGTAGAAATATGTGTGGCACCGAGAACCAAGCGAGGCGCAACACCCGCCTCAAATGCTTCCTTCCATCTTAGCACACACAGGCACCATCGATCACCGGGAACCAAACCAGGGAAATCGTATTCAGGAACAGGGGTCGAAAGATCATTGCCGCGACTTTTTGAGAAAGCCAAGAACTCCTCGGTCACGATGGAGCAAACCAGATGGAGACCGTAATCCTCCGCCCCCGAGCGGCAACAGCCGTCCCGAAAGAACCCGGTCATCGGGTCGGTCGAACACGGCAGCAGAGGCTGTCGCCACACATTCTTTGCTTCTGGCATCTTATTCGTCTGCTACGTTGACATAGACTTTGAGCGCGCTGTTGTCTTCCACGAGGAGACGCATCATTTCTTTGTAATTGCTCAAACCTTCGACTGGATTCGTCAAGATCTTTCCGATAACGCCGGGGAACATCACCTCGGACATCGCCAAATCTTTGATACCCGATTCAAAGTGCTCGCGGTTTGCGTTCACGGAACCAACGAGAAGCTTGTTACCGAGCACCCATTCCAAGTTGATTTTGTCGGACGAGATCTCCGTCACGTGCTTCCCACCCGTGATACTGGTCCAGACTAAAACACCATTGTGGCCCAAGGCTTCCATCGCATTGAAGGCGATCGACGAGGAACCTGTCGCGTCGATAATCAGATCCGCTTTTCCAACCTTTTTTGCCAGCTGTTCCAAACTCGTCTCGGATGTCGCCACGTAGGTTGCTTCCAAGCCCTCGACGATGGAGCTCTTCAAGTGAGGGCCTTTCGCGCGGGCCAAGGTATAAACCTCCAGACCCTTCAATCGCAATACAAGCGTGGAAAGCAATCCGATTTGGCCAGCTCCGAGCACAAACGCTCGCTTGGGACTCCAAACCTTCATGCGACGCTGTGCCTCGTAGGCTTGCTGAATCGCCTTCGCCGCACAGCTCATCGGCTCCATCAAGACATGCAAGTGCTTCAATCCTTGTGGGACGCGAACGATGTAATCCTCATGATCCACAAAACGCTCGGTCAGATAACCATGCAACAGATTGATGCCGCGCTCGTAGTAGGTCTCTTCGCTCGTCATGTCATAGGTACCGATCTTATCGTAGATCGAACCACCGGGGCGTCGCACCGTGGCGGTTACGTAATCCCCAGGCTTTACGGAACGAACATTGGGTCCGACCGCTTCGACGATCCCAAACGATTCGTGTCCCAGAACAAGGTAATCGTCTCCGGGAGGCGCGTTTCCATACAGAGCATCATTGATTTCACGGTCGGTCGCGTCGACCCCCACTTTGAGCACTTTGACCAAGATGCCTTTGCCGTCCGGAATCCTGTCCAGCGAAGGAGCCGGGATATCGCGTTCATGAACACTGCTAGGAGTACCGGGACGGACAGCGATTGCTTTCATGTTTCGACTGAAAAAACGTGGGGAGATGTTCGGACTTGCGTTGCGGGAAGTATAGCGATTTTGTTGCCCCCGTCATGTCAATCGTCCAGCAATTCCCCTCCGAACTTCGTAAAATACAGGCCTGCTTCCTTGTATTCCTCCCTCCTTCCTTCCGGACTCTCTCTCCATGCAACTCGATCGACGCTCTGTTGTCCGATATATCAGCACTACCCTCCTGGGCAGCGCACTCGTCCCCGCCCTTCCCCTCGCGGGCCGATCGATGGGGGCCACCCCAAACCGGACTGACGACTCGCCCATCGAGATCCTCGATTTGCGTGTTATCAGCTGGAAAGCCCCCCTCTATCACGGCTGGCCGACTTTGGCTCGCCGCGCCAAGGGCGAGCTCATGTTGGCTTTTTCAGGAGGTAGAGAGACACACGTATGCCCCTTTGGACGTGTCGAATGGATGCGATCGAAAGACAACGGCCAGACTTGGAGCTGGCCTCAAGTCCTTTACGATGGTCCGATTGATGATCGCGATGCAGGTGTTCTCGAAACTCCCAAAGGGAGCTTGCTCGTTACCACGTTTACCTCTCTCGCCTACGAACCGATCCTCCTTAAAGCGGAGAAAGCAAAGCCGGGTGAGCCGGGAGCCTTCGCAGATCCAAAACTTCTATTGGAATGGCAAGCCGTCCATCATCGGATCGACGAAGATGCCAGGAAAAAAGAACTCGGCTGCTACATGCTCCGCTCCACCGATGGAGGGGTGACCTGGTCCAATCGCTATCGAGTCCCCTGCAATAGCCCACACGGTCCGATCCCTCTCGCCGACGGTCGGCTCCTCTATGCAGGGAAAGATCTCTGGGGAAATGATCAGGTTGGTTTCTGGCATTCGAGCGACGATGGGCTCACCTGGGAACTCCTCGCACCCGTTCCGGTCCGTCCCAGAGATAGCGCCAGCAACTATCACGAACTGCATGCCGTCCAAGCGGCCGACGGAACAATCGTTTGCCACGTTCGCAACCACAACAAAGCCAATGCGAACGAGACGCTTCAGTGTGAATCGACCGATGGAGGTCGAACCTGGTCTATGCTGCATAGCATCGGCGTTTGGGGGCTCCCATCGCATTTGATGAAGATGCGCTCGGGCCGACTCGTCATGACCTATGGCTATCGCCGAAAACCGCTCGGAAACCAAATTCGATACAGCGACGACCACGGCAAGACCTGGAGCGACGCGGTCACGCTGTCAGGGGACGGAGTCTCGGGAGATCTCGGTTATCCATCCACGGTCCAGTGCGATGATGGCACGATGGTAACCGCCTGGTACGAGAAACTCGCCGACTCCCCCCTCGCACAACTGCGTCAAGCTCGATGGAAGTGGCGGTAGTTTCACGAGCGTTAGCTAGCATTGATTCGGTGAAGGCAGGAAAAGACCGAATCCATCTTGCGTTTTCCCGATGCGAACACCGACAATCGCGGCGAGGAAGAGTCTAGGAGTGCACTTCCCAAACTCGCTCGTCGCCAATCCACTCGGGTCACGATGGCCGCTGCGCAAACGTCCGGAAACTCAGTATTTCATGAAGGTACAAGACCGGTCTATCGAGAGAGGCCGGACCGCTGGGACCATCCGATGGATCCCGAGATGTTGCAACGCGATTTATCTTGGGTCGTCACCACTCCGCCCTTTGATCAGCTAAATCTTGATTCTTACTCTTCCGTGGGGTCTCTGGAACAAATCCTGCGACATGATGCCAAGATCACACGGTACGAACCAGGCGATCTGATCATCCGCGAAGGGAATTACGGAAGCAGCGCCTATCTCGTTCTGCGTGGGTCGGTAAGGGCTTTCCTGGTATCCTTGTGGCCAGAACCCGCACTTGAATCATCCACATCCTCATGGTGGGATTTCCTGCGTCAATCGATCGGCATGGAGTCCTCGAAGAGCATTTCGGCTGCGGCCCAATCTGTCGAGTTGGAAAAGCGTTCGCACAGCCGTGTGAAGCCGAATCCTGCCAACGAGCGCCCTATTTCAACTCCCACCGAGTTGGTCGGAACCCGTGAAGGCAAAAGCTGTGTCTTCCTGCAGGACATCGAAGCGGTGCTAACCGATTACCAGTCGGAATCTCTGAGCGCGGGCACGCTTTTCGGTGAGATGGCAGCGATCACCCGAACCCCCCATCGCTTTACAGTGGTGGCCGAAGCACCAACGGTGGTTTTAGAGATTCGCTGGCAAGGCCTCCGATTGCTGCGCCGAGATCCAGGCTTTCGGGAATTTTTGGATGCACGCTACCGCACCTCAGGCCTGCATCGACATTTGCGTGAAACACCTCTTTTTCGCTTCGTCGACGATGACTCCATCAGTGCAATCGTCGCCGAAGCACGACTGGAATCCTATGGAGATATGGAGTGGTTCGCTGAATACAAAGAGAACGCGGGTCGTGACCTGAACGAACGCATTGAGCGAGAGACATTGATCGCGCAGGAGAGCAAGCCAGCGAACGACCTCTTCTTGATCCGCGCAGGATTCGCTCGAGTCAGTTTTGAGAGGGGAAATGGTCATCAAACTCTCGCCTATCTCGGCCGGGGTCAAATGTTCGGCCTGGAAGAACTTACCCATCGGTACCTCCAACCGACCCTCTCTCCTCTTCCGTACCAAACCTCGCTCCGCGCGCTCGGGTTTGTCGACGTTCTACGCATTCCTGCCGAACGGATCCTAGCTTCGGTGCTATCTCAAGTTCGGAAATCAGAGCTGCCGGGCCCCATCACCGCGCCTCGTTATGACCATCGCGGCCGGGTTGTTCCAGAAGTCCATCATCTGCAGTCTGCGCGCCAGATCAACTCCTCGTTCATCGAGTTCCTAGTCGACGAGCGGATCATGAACGGCCAGCAAACGATGCTAATCGACTTGAATTGCTGCACTGGCTGTGATGAATGCGTGAAAGCATGCGCCGCGACACACCAAGGGATACCTCGATTTCATCGAACGGGACCGCAGTTTGGAAGATTTCAATTCCCTCATGCGTGCATGCACTGTACTGATCCGGTTTGCATGATCGGCTGCCCCACCGGGGCCATTCATCGCAATACCTCGACCGGTGTCGTCTCCATCAAAGAAGACATTTGCATCGGTTGCAAAACTTGTGCGGAAAGCTGTCCCTACAACAACATTGACATGCTGGAACGGAAAGAAACGGATGGACGACCGATCTTAGATCAATCGAGCGGGCTACCCATTCTCAAAGCATCGAAGTGTGATTTATGTCAATCGCTTCCATCGGGTCCCGCATGCCAACAGGCCTGCCCACACCAAGCGCTCCTTCGGTTGAATACGAGCGATGTGAGATCCCTTACGAGCCTGCTCGCGGAAAGACCTTCCTAGTATGTCCGCCTACCCGATCACTTCATCACCCGACCTTGATCCCGTTTCGCCCGCTTCCGCGGTCCATCCCTTCGCGAAACCGATACGCACTTGGTTGGTGCGGTCGCTATGGGTGGGGGGCTTCGTCCTTTCTCTCGTTATCTATCGAAATTGGATCGAATCGAGACTCGGCAACGAAGCCTTTGCGACTGGGTACGTATTGAGTTTCGTCTGCCTCGGCTTGTGTGCTCTTGGCGTTCGCAAACGTGTTTACGGATTGGCCTTGGGCCCCGTTGCCGTTTGGCAATCGGTGCATCACTTTCTGGGAACACTCTGTCTATGCGTTTATTGCCTTCATGCGGGACTCCTCACCACCGGATGGCTTGAATCCATCCTGGCGATCCTTTTCTGGGTTATCCTCGCATCTGGAATGGTCAGTTGGTATATGAACAAACGGGGGCCTCGACTTCTACAAGCTGCCGGCAAAGCCATCCTGTTGAGCGAAATCCCCAAAGTAAAAAAAGAGGTGATGGACCAGGCCTACCATATCGCTCTGCGGGCAGCAGGAAACACGCGATGGAGCGCGATCGCGGATCTATATCGCAATCGATTGGAGGACTTCTTTCGAAAGCCGCGGTCGATGTGGTACCGCATAGCCCCGCATGGAAGAGGGCGACGACGGCTTTTGGCCGAGCTGGATCGCCTCACTCGATATCTCGATAACACGGGACAAGAATTGCAAAGGGAAATGCACGCCTGTATCCAAAAGCGGGACGACTTGGATTTTCAAGAAGCAATTCAGAAGCGGATCCGATTTTGGGCCGTATCGCACAGCTGTTTGCTGGGAGCGTTTTTGGTTACTGCGATCTTTCATGTACTTATCGCGCACTTCTTTTCAAGCCACTGGTAAATGAACAACTCGGTGCCATCATACGCGGCTTGGAGCAGGTCGATCCAATTAGGGACAACATCGCTCGTCGCACTCGTCCTGCTAGTGCTACTCCCTTCATGGAGGCAGCAAACGGTTTTGGCCCCGGGACCACTATCGCATGCCCATGCGCAACTGCTAACGTCCCAAGGGAAGACGGGCTCTCCAACCATCGATGCAAAATCGCGTTGCGCAGCCTGCCATCCGAACGCAGCAACCGAGAGCGATCCATCGATGCTTCGAGCCGTTCATGCGGTCGAGCACCCCATCGGAGTTGGACCGCAATCGCAACTCTGCCTTCAATGCCACGCCGAAACGATGCCCAATGCCATCGCCGGCACCCCCCATGATTTGATCGGCAAGGACCTGCAGGCACTCGTTCATTCGGTCTCCCAACCGGCACAGTCGGATCGCTCGAGCAATACGATGGAATGCTCGCAGTGCCACCGTGAGCATCAAGGCTCGAATGAAGATCTTCGAAGTATCACCTCAACGCGTTGCCAGTCGTGCCATCGCAAGACATTCGACTCGTTCGCGAACGGTCACCCCGAGTTCGCGAACTATCCCTCCCCTGTTCCGCGAAGCATCCCATTCGATCACGGGAAGCATCGCGATGAATACTTCTCCAAAAAACAAGCCAGCTTCGATTGCAAATCATGCCATCAGTCGGATGACAAGTCCGGCGTGGTGGGAAACATCTACCGAAGCGTTTCTTTCGAGCGAGCGTGTGCTTCCTGCCATTTGGAGCCTCTCCAAAGCGCTAGCAGCGATGGGACTTTGGTCCTGCAGTTACCCAGTTTTCAACGATCCCTTCTCGAACAGGCAGGACTGGAGTTGGGCCCTTGGCCTGATTCAGCCAGTCAGATCATGGATGGCGAGATTTCGCCGTTATGGGAAGCCTTGATCGCAAGTCAACCCGAAGGCAGCATGCTATTGAAAGCGTTGCCGAGTAGTAAACGCGTCCAAGACATCGACGTCCGAGAGAAGTCTCAATTGGAGCTCGTCGTCAAGCTCGCATCGACCATGCGCGATGCGTTGAAGTCTTGGACGAAAGACGGTCAATCCGCCTTTCGGAAGGTCATCGCGAGCGACACCGACGCACTTTTCGCACACCTCAACGCAATGCCGCAACCGACCCTCTCTCTCGGCGAGAATCCCAACGCATCCCATGTCGCGTCGCTCACTCTAAACAAACCAACACTAACGCCGCGCGACCAATGGCTCGATCGAATCGCATCAGGGATTCCAACCGATCTGATCCGGGATGCTTATCGAC includes these proteins:
- a CDS encoding DUF1501 domain-containing protein codes for the protein MSHPSTRRRFLGGASAGFGSLALSNLLLQEERATAETPASLHPSIRFPQKVKRVVQLFMAGAASHIDLFDFKPELVKHHGEPSQFGEPVEAFQDGLGPWLKSIWDYQPYGECGKRLSEVVAPLGAVADDLAFIHNMVSTSGVHSAATLLQTTGFAMPGFPSAGCWIGYALGSIHDNLPTYVVLPDHRGYASNGVKNWDAGFLPSQHSGTVIQPLHATPLQDLQPLDEFRFANSAKDRRVQEAMKELNRFHQAKHPKDSRLEARIRSYELAARLQMAAPEAISLRDEPQHVLNMYGIASDNKSWPTEINEAEESHCFGTRCLIARRLLERGVRFVQIWSGNDNGFPRRNWDSHEDVERDHGPLAKGMAVGASALIRDLKQRGLLEDTLIVWTTEFGRMPSSQAGKGRDHNPFVFTNWLCGAGIRGGTTFGESDAWGYKPLDRDNPTTVHDVHATILRLMGIDHTLLTWRNNGIDRRLTDVHGHVIHSILA
- a CDS encoding LON peptidase substrate-binding domain-containing protein, whose amino-acid sequence is MGHWENAGLPDDFDGLVRLFPLPNLVLFPHVIQALHIFEPRYCEMLSDSLESDHLITMALLTPGWETQIEGNPSIGDVVCIGRIVSHTPTDDGRHNILLAGIHRARIVSELSVNTPFRQARVELLYDYVPPDCEELVDRYRDSLLGVFRSLIPQDASGSKTFGELLTRQLPLGILTDIVGYAVSLPSDAKLRLLGETNIIARYEILMSYLGNQDEGDTTFPVSNPHSAPSPPRPQEFPPKFSDN
- a CDS encoding DUF2237 family protein; translation: MPEAKNVWRQPLLPCSTDPMTGFFRDGCCRSGAEDYGLHLVCSIVTEEFLAFSKSRGNDLSTPVPEYDFPGLVPGDRWCLCVLRWKEAFEAGVAPRLVLGATHISTLEFVDLDDLQQFAVDREVDHGQDES
- a CDS encoding glucose 1-dehydrogenase produces the protein MKAIAVRPGTPSSVHERDIPAPSLDRIPDGKGILVKVLKVGVDATDREINDALYGNAPPGDDYLVLGHESFGIVEAVGPNVRSVKPGDYVTATVRRPGGSIYDKIGTYDMTSEETYYERGINLLHGYLTERFVDHEDYIVRVPQGLKHLHVLMEPMSCAAKAIQQAYEAQRRMKVWSPKRAFVLGAGQIGLLSTLVLRLKGLEVYTLARAKGPHLKSSIVEGLEATYVATSETSLEQLAKKVGKADLIIDATGSSSIAFNAMEALGHNGVLVWTSITGGKHVTEISSDKINLEWVLGNKLLVGSVNANREHFESGIKDLAMSEVMFPGVIGKILTNPVEGLSNYKEMMRLLVEDNSALKVYVNVADE
- a CDS encoding sialidase family protein codes for the protein MQLDRRSVVRYISTTLLGSALVPALPLAGRSMGATPNRTDDSPIEILDLRVISWKAPLYHGWPTLARRAKGELMLAFSGGRETHVCPFGRVEWMRSKDNGQTWSWPQVLYDGPIDDRDAGVLETPKGSLLVTTFTSLAYEPILLKAEKAKPGEPGAFADPKLLLEWQAVHHRIDEDARKKELGCYMLRSTDGGVTWSNRYRVPCNSPHGPIPLADGRLLYAGKDLWGNDQVGFWHSSDDGLTWELLAPVPVRPRDSASNYHELHAVQAADGTIVCHVRNHNKANANETLQCESTDGGRTWSMLHSIGVWGLPSHLMKMRSGRLVMTYGYRRKPLGNQIRYSDDHGKTWSDAVTLSGDGVSGDLGYPSTVQCDDGTMVTAWYEKLADSPLAQLRQARWKWR
- a CDS encoding cyclic nucleotide-binding domain-containing protein; the protein is MRFPDANTDNRGEEESRSALPKLARRQSTRVTMAAAQTSGNSVFHEGTRPVYRERPDRWDHPMDPEMLQRDLSWVVTTPPFDQLNLDSYSSVGSLEQILRHDAKITRYEPGDLIIREGNYGSSAYLVLRGSVRAFLVSLWPEPALESSTSSWWDFLRQSIGMESSKSISAAAQSVELEKRSHSRVKPNPANERPISTPTELVGTREGKSCVFLQDIEAVLTDYQSESLSAGTLFGEMAAITRTPHRFTVVAEAPTVVLEIRWQGLRLLRRDPGFREFLDARYRTSGLHRHLRETPLFRFVDDDSISAIVAEARLESYGDMEWFAEYKENAGRDLNERIERETLIAQESKPANDLFLIRAGFARVSFERGNGHQTLAYLGRGQMFGLEELTHRYLQPTLSPLPYQTSLRALGFVDVLRIPAERILASVLSQVRKSELPGPITAPRYDHRGRVVPEVHHLQSARQINSSFIEFLVDERIMNGQQTMLIDLNCCTGCDECVKACAATHQGIPRFHRTGPQFGRFQFPHACMHCTDPVCMIGCPTGAIHRNTSTGVVSIKEDICIGCKTCAESCPYNNIDMLERKETDGRPILDQSSGLPILKASKCDLCQSLPSGPACQQACPHQALLRLNTSDVRSLTSLLAERPS